A segment of the Natrinema sp. SYSU A 869 genome:
TCGTTAGAGATTGCGACGACAGAGACATGCGCAGTGAGATCGTTCGTTGCACCGGCTCGAGAGAGTTGATAGAGCAGTCGAGAGAACGCCGGCTCCTGTTTATCTCGCCGCCCGACGAGCATATCGAGTTCATCGAGGACGAATACCGCCGAATCGAAGTTCTCGTTGACGATACGATAGAGTTCGTCCCACTTTTCTTTCGTCGCGACGCCGTGTTTCGGGACTTCGACCGCAACGTCGGCTTTGTCCGCAGCGCGACTCGCTAGTTCATAGACGGCGACGCCGAGAGTATCGAGATCCTGGCAGTTAACCTCGATCGTTCCGAACCGAATATCTCGCGTCTCACAGATGTTACTGATGTTCTTGCAGACGGCTTTCGTGATGAGTGATTTGCCAGTTCCGGAGGGACCGTAGAGAAAGAGATTTGGGGGGCGATTGTCGCCGAGAGCGACACGAAGCATCTTGGTAACTTCTTGGAGTTGCCTGTCGCGACCGACGATTCGATCTTCCTCGACGATATGATTTGGATCGAGGAGCGATCGATCTCGAATGAGCCCTTCCTGTTGATCGAATTCGAGTAGCATATCCTCGATCGACTGTGATTCATCTGTCGTCGACGGCTCGGTCGAGGTGGGAGATGTCTCGGGCGTAGTGGAATCAGATGAGGGAACTGCCTGCTCTGTCGTCTCGTTTTCCGATGTCCCCGCCCCGTCTCGACGATCCTCAACGTCGTCCATACGATGATCCATACAGGGTAGGACTAAAAGTGTTCCCCACCCCTATCGATGTGTATATCCCCGATTGAACGGTTGATATACCGGTAATATACGGAGAGAGAAAAGGACATGAGTGAATTAGGTTCTGACGAACGACGAAGTGTTCCGAACGCACAGTGACTTGACTGATCGATCCTAGAGACAGACACCCCTCTATCGATGTGTTTGAGACTTCGAGAGAGAGGGGGTAATTGACGAGCGTCGCTGAGGCGTGACCGGTAATAGAACATCGCTCCGTTGGATTTTGGGAATTGGGGTGTAGCGGACCAGAAAACAGGGTTCTCTTTTCTATTCTACTATACTACTAGACTAGATCTAGACTAGATACCCCCACACCCCTCTATCGATGTGTTCGATGTGTTTCGGCTTGATCGTATTCTGTCATCCTGCAAACGCGGTCCGCTGGACAACTCCTCGAGGACAGAATCATCCCTATACTCTGTCTATACTCCGATCTATAACTATATTCTCGCAAGACGGGTCCCTTTTCTCTCCTGAATGGCCTCCTTCCCTCTTTGACCGTAGCCCAAAACACATCGATAGAGGGGTGTCTGTCTCCTCTATTCTTTCTCATCACATCTTCTGGAAGCGGTCTCACAATACAGAACATATCGATAGAGGCGTCTCTTGATGCGGTTCCTGGTCAGTAGTGGTCAATAACTGAGCCCGTAGTAAGTGAACACATTTTCATCGTTCTGAACTCAACCCTCTCATCGGTAGTCTCTCTTGAGCAGTGCCGACCTGATCAGCTCGAGACAAATGTGACTCCTTTGCAGAAACACATCGATAGAGGGGTGTCTGCATCGGTTTGGTATCTTCGTCTCCCGCTCACTTCGATTGTGACTGTTGTCGTTGAGGGTACGTCGATAGGACAGTCACGGTTGCTTTTCGATCGGTAGGACGGTCTCGATTGCTCTTGGTGCCAATTATCATCTCGCTCTGCGAGTCGCCTTTCACGCCCACGACAGTTGGCACGTTCCTCGGTGTACTGTGATATCTGATGGCGAGGATCATCCCCATCGAACGCTCTACCAATTCTTGGAAATTCTTGGAGTGGGATAGAGTAGATGTCTGAGGTCGAATACAGGTGAATCGGGAATCGAGTCTGCGATTTGTGTGCTAAACGAATTGCGAGACTGAGATCCGCCAGCCAGACTCCGATTCGACACGTGTTGGCCCAGTAGTCGTAGACACTCGGTGGAAAAACTCATTAGTCTAACCGAATAGTCTATCCAACAACCGCTTAGTCTATCGACTGCTTCGGTGCAACCGCGGAGAACAGGCAGACCGCAGAGAACAGGGCAGGTTAGCCACCGGCCTCGAGATCGCATCTCGAGCGTTCAACCTCATTGTGATGTCCCAGACACTGCGGACACTCTACGACATTCCGGATATTCACGGAGAGAGCCCTAAAGCGACGGGATGAATCCGACAACTTCTGTCCAATCTACCGTAGATAGCTACAAATCTTCAATATCCCAAATCCGGTCGGGAGTCCTTGTTCTTCAGCGCGAGGAGGATGTCAATTACTTACCCCCGTTTTCGGTTTCAATTTCATGTGCCGCTTGGAGAATTAGGTCATCGTCGATGCGTTCGAGAAGGTGCTGCTGACCGCGCTCACGCCGATGTTCGATTTCGCCGTCGGAGAGGTTTCACATATCGTGTATTTAAACATTGCGGAACGTGGGCCTGTGGGTCTGAAACAGAACAGTGCAAGAAACTCGAACGACGCTGTATCCTCTCCCTGCTTGCGCCGTCGGCGCTCGCTGAGGAAGGGGTTTTGCAGCTGTCTCCCGCGACACATTTTCGGACAACCATATCATGAAATTCAAGCAATCTCGAACACAAGTAAGGTTGAGAGTATGCGCGTTTCCTATCAACATGCGAACGTTCACAGCGGCAACGAGTCGACACTCCTCCGATTTATGACCGATGACGGAACACGCGCATGCGTTCTCATCGACTCTGGAGACGATGTCGATCTAGATTCGCTACTCGCAGATGACGAGTATTTGAACGCGATACTTCTTACACACGCTCACATCGATCACTATCGGACACTTGCGAGAAGCGTTCGACACAACGCACCGATTTACACCTCGCCGGCGACAACAGCGATCCTCAAGCGCGTACTCCCGGAGGCACAGAAGGATAACGATCTCGGGGATATTTCCGCTGCCGTCGACGCACTCGAGCCAATCGAGGACTGGACGTCAATTCTCCACGACCTCGAGGTTCGGCCGGTCCCTGCAGGGCATACACCCGGTGCAGTTGGCTTCGTGATCCGGTTTCGGGATGAGAACGCAGCCGACGACCGCTTGACCGGTGAGCACCACCTTTTGGCAACTGGTGATTTCACGACTCGCCCCTGTGCAGGCTATTCAGGACTGGAGACCACTTACCCGTTCGAAATCGATGCTGTGCTTCTGAACGCCTCGACTGATGACTCCTATACGACTGCGCTCAATGCATCGTTGCAAACGGTTCTCGAACGAGCGTACGCCGGTTCGCAGGTCGTCGTCGCGACAAGTTCACTGACTGGAATTCACTATGCGACGCTAGTGGGCCACATCACCGCAGCACTCGATCGAGAACTCCCGGTCACGCTCGTCGGCCAGGCTGCCAAAGTGTACAATACACTCGAGTTGGACGTTCCCGGGATTGATACACAGGAAGTGTTCGAGCAGACTGCCAAGGTACTCGAACAGGGACGGGTGACGATCGCTGGACCTGATACGCCACGGAAAGGAAGCACGTCTCGACTCCTGGATGCAATTGCGGACGACCCCACTGGTGTCTTTGTCCAGCTCGCAACAGGCGATACTACATCGGTCTCGAACGTGCGCTGTACGACACGGGCCGTCGAACTTCGCAACCACCCACCTATCGAGACGATCGACGATGTCGTTCATGCCCTTGCGCCGACGCAAGTCGTCATCAAACACGCGACGGGCGACACGCTCAACCGGTTCCAACGCCGCTTCGATCACTGTTTCACCTGGGGGACGAACGACGAAGATATCCATCGGCTCTATGAGGACGGCGAGTGGCTGACTCCTGAATGGATTACGGAGACGACTGCAACAAAGATTCAGACACGCCAATGGGAGGAAGCGCAAAAGCGGCCGTTCGATGGTACTGTAACACTCTCGTCCACTGGGTGGGACTCAGTTGATCTGGACGCGGAGGGGATCGATCTCGAGACACTCGAGACCGTCTTTGCTCGAGCGTCAACGAATCCCTATGTCACATCGGCTCCCGACGACGAGACAGACGCCGATACTGAGACGAACGGCTCCCAACAATACGCCGGAGATGAGTTTGTTGAGGCGGAACTTCTCGAGCGGCTCAAGACTCTCAAAGCGAAACTCGATTGTCCCGAAGAAGAGACCGTTCAAGCACGTGTGTTTACCGATGGTGACGGTGAACAGTTTCTAAAACTCATGGAACAGGCCGATGTCGACGCAGGAGAGACTGTTGAGATCATGATCTCTGGGACTGAGCCCTCGTAGGTCGTTCAAGCTAGCCGAATAAACTGGATCTCGGTTACGTCTGGGTTCGGAGCTAGAGTCGAGAGATGGGCAATTTTGACTCTGCTGACAGCAATTATCGGTATCAACGTGGTGTTGATCTATGCAGTGCCGGACTCGCCAGAGGCAGTAGGGATGCTGGTTGTCTGTGCCGTCGATGCCCTGGTCGTGCTCTTCAGATCCCCGGGAGACGGTCGAATCCGCAGTCGTAATGCAGTCGACGGTACGAATCCCTACGGTGGAATCGTCTCAATTTGGGAGTGGGCGATCGGTCCTGGTGGGTGACGATTGGAACCCACTATGGTTTCGCGTCACAAGCCGCCGTATCCGGACTCAAGACACTCGAACATGGGTGTATTTCGGAGAGGATACAAATTCCACTCCAACGTGATATGTAGAGACAGAACTGATCGTTCTATCGTTGACCCGTGCTTCCGAGCCCTCGACCGGCTTGAGGCGGAGGGGAGACTCGGCAGCGGTGTTGGGCGTTGGTACCGGCGAGAATCTGGAGACGATCAGGGGTCAACAGCAGGGAGCAGCGGTAGTGCTCGACGACAGCCAGGTGACAACGACTTCGGTGGAGTCGCCGCTTCGGACCGGAAGCTCCCACATTGGTCGAGTGGTCATCGTCGAGTCGACCGAGGGCGGTAACGGACGGACGCGAAGCCGGTACTACGAGGTCACTGACGGACATCTCGGGGATCCAGTCGATAGCCTGTCCCACCAGGATATAGAGGTCTGCAACGACTTCCCGAAGTCGGTGTTCGGTACATGGCATGCTTGAGAGTCGGCCAAAGTCGCAAAGTGAAACGAACTCGCTCGACCCGTTACCGAGTCCCCAGCTATCTTTTAGAGTTCCGAATATTACGGAGTTGGCCGAGTGGCCAATTCAATCGAAGTTATACTTAATAGTGAGCGCTGGGATTATGTACTGGTCGATTGCCTCAAAAACGACCTGTCGGGTGTCTGTTCTCTCAAGAGTGAGGTCGGTATTCCGTGCTCCATCCACTGCGGTCACGAGAAACACGGCGGTCTCCTCGGGGCCCACTGGCCGAAAAGTGCCGTCTTCGATACCACCAGCAATGACAGCTGCGCACTCGTTGACTACTTGTTGGTAGTTTCGGGTGAGTCGATGCCGTATCTCGTCGTCAAACGGTGCTCGAGCACGGAGTGCAAAGATAGCAAGAAAGTAGTTATCACCGCCCGACGGCTCTCGATCTGGACCATACGCGTTCCATTTGAGGATGTGTTGTAGCTCTTGGACTGGGTTTCCAACATTTGGATCGCGGATCGATGCTGTCATCCTTTCAAGAAGGTGATCAAGTAGCGAGTAGACGAGGTCGTCTTTGTTTTCGAAGTGATAATGAAGTAATCCACGACTTTTATCAGCCTGACCGGCAACCGCTCGCATCGTCAGTCCCTCATACCCTTTCGAGGCAAGCGTCTGGCGGGTCGCCTCCATTAGGGCTTTGTATGTCTCGTCAGCGTCGTTCATATTCGCAATTACGTTCTATTCCGGGAATACTTCACGGATCAGCGAAACGCTTATGCTTACATATCATTTTTGGCCAATCGGCCAACAACCATGACCAATACCCTTGACTTCGCATCCGTTCAAGTAAGCGATCTCGACGCCGCTGAATCGTTTTATGGAAGTTACAAGGCTAAAACCCCGCCCTTCACAGTAGACGCCGAATCTAATTTGCACCGTTGCTGGTAGGGTCGCTATGGTCGAGATTGATAAGGCAAAACAGGTCTGTCGTGCCGCCTCAACCGTCGTTTATCCAGCACTCGACTTTAGCATCAAACCGTGTGGGAGCTACACGAGAGAGGAGCTTCTCGAAGCTCTCTCTCTCGTGTCGCCTTCGAACAAGAGTTCGCCAATACAGCTGGAAAAACGTGCCAACTCAACAACGGCGAGCCCGTCGACGTCACGTCGACGGCTCGCAATGGACTCGCAAAATCACTTCTCTACCATCTCCGGAACCTGGAGGCGGACGCCATCGACGACCAGTTCGATGGCGTCCGCGATGATCTCTTCGAGATTCTCAGGAAACAACGGCTAGTGCCGGACTGTGTCGATGTTGCGATAGACCTCCATCAGTGGCGGTTTTACGGTGATGCAGACACTGACCACGTTCTGATCACCTATCCCGATCAGGGAACAACTCGAACCTACTGTTTTGCGACGATCTGTATCGTTGCACCAGGAACGCGGTTTACACTCGATGTACTGGCATTGGAGGCGAACGGCTTTCGCGCCAAGCGCGAAGCCGTTCGCTTGCTGCTCGAAACGGCACACAAGTACGTCTCGATCAGACACGTCTCCTCGATAGAGGCTTCTATCAGGTTCACGTCATTGCGGAACTCGAACAGCTTGACATCAACTACATCGTCCGTGCACGCCCGAGTAAAGGGATGAAATACCGTCTCAGCGCCGGCGCTGAGACGGTCGTCGATGAGTATCTCATACAACGAAAGCGGAAACCAACTGCTTCAGTTCCAGCAACTGTGTTTGCCGTTCCACATCGATCAACCGAAGACGAGCACGTCTGGTTCGTGACGAATCTTGAGCTCAAGACAGAGTCGGCGAGAGCGTACGCGGCGGCGTTCCGCCGCCGCTAGGGAATTGAAACATCCTATCGGCAGATCGGTGATTTTCTCCCGAGAACGTCGGCGCCGACGTTCTCGGTGCGGCTGTTCTACTTCCTGTTCGCAGTTGCGATGTACAATCTGTGGATCCTCACAAATGTGCTCGTCTCAGCTGGTGCCATACCAGAGAGACCGCCGATCTCGACGCGTCTCTTCCAGGAATTCGTCGTTGTGACTGACTACGGATAGCGGTTGATTGATCTGACCGAGCTTATCGGTCAGCACGCCATAACTGAGTGGAAACGCTCAGAAACGCCGCCAGCAGCGGCGTTTCTTCGCTCCTTCCATCTCTGTATCGCCCAGAACATCGCTGCTTCACAATCCAAATCGCTTCATCAACTACGACTTCGCTCGGCCGTCGCGTCGAATCGGCAACTACTGTTCAGGGCGGGGATACAGCCGACAACTCTTCCACAATCCACCGTCGATAGCAAGGCCGGATATTCCACGTCAATCGACACTATTAAGAAAACAGCGTTCATAACCAGTTATGAAGCCAGAAAATGAGTCGAACCATCCGAACCTTCGAGGCCACGATACTGAACCAGCAACAGGTTCGTGACGACCTCAACCAACTCGGATGGGCCGCCTCAAAACTCTGGAACGTCGGTCGCTACTACGCACAAGAACAGTGGGACGAAACGGGCGAGATTCCCGATGACGGGGAACTCAAAGCCGAATTCAAAAGCCACGAACGCTACACGGACTTACATTCTCAATCCAGTCAGCGCGTTCTCGAAGAACTCGCTGAAGCGTTCAACGGCTGGTTCGGCAAGCGTCGGAACGGCGACGACCGTGCCCGACCGCCCGGCTACCGCAAAAACGGAGACTCCCACCCACGTTCAACCGTGTCGTTCAAAGCGGCTGGCTTCAAGCACGACGCACAGTTCACCCGCGTTCGCCTCTCAAAAGGACGCAACCTCAAAGAACACCGTTCAGACTTCATCTTGTGCGAGTATCAGACTCGCCCAGATGTTGACCTGACCGAGTGGGACATTCAACAGGTTCGCGCCGTCTACAAACGTGACGAGTGGCGACTTCAATTCGTCTGTCGAACCACCATCGACCCGGAACCACCGGGAGACGAGGTGGCTGGTGTTGACCTCGGTATTTGCAACTTCGCCGCCGTCTCATTCGGCGGTGAGTCGGTGTTGTATCCGGGTGGCGCACTCAAAGAGGACGAATACTATTTCACCAAGAAGAAAGCCAAGTGCGACGATTCCTCGTCCCGTGAGGCGACTCGTCTCGACCGGACGCGAACGGGTCGTCGAACACACTTCATGCACGCACTCTCGAAATCTATTGTCGAAGAGTGCGTTGAACGAAGTGTTGGTACGCTTGTCGTTGGTGACCTCGGTGGCATCCGAGAAGACGACGAGAACGGCGAGCCTCGGAATTGGGGCGACCACGGCAATCTCGACTTGCACGGGTGGGCATTCGACAGCTTCACGACGCTTCTCGACTACAAGGCAGAATCCGAGGGCATCGACGTAGAGTTGGTGTCGGAACGCGATACGTCTAAGTCGTGTTCGGCGTGCGGCCACATAGACGATAACCAGCGCGTTGAACGCGGGTTGTACGTGTGTGAGGAGTGCGATACGGTTGCGAATGCGGACGTGAATGGTGCGGAGAACATTCGGCAGAAGGTACTCCCGAGTCTCGTCACGGATGGCGGTGATAGGGATAACGGCTGGTTGGCACAGCCAGCGGTTCACCTGTTCGACCGTAGTGAGGGCTGTTTCGCCCCACGAGAGCAGGTTGCTAACCGCGAACCGTAATATCCCAACGCGGTCGGGAATCCTCGCCCTTCAGGGCGGGGAGGATGTCAAACAGATGTTCTCGGTAAACGAGGACGACAGTCCACCCGTCGCTCGAGTCTTCGAGACCGAATCTGGCGCAATATTCGCAATTCGCGAACCGTTCAATTCTCTCCCCGACAACCCTGGAGTAGGGTGTTCGCTTTGATTCGATGTTTCAGATCTCGATTCCGTTTACAATCGTGTTGTGGAATCTGATGCCAAGATCGTTTCTGGTCCTGAGCCAGGCAACTTCGGCCGGCAGTTTACCGTCCGTGATCCTGACGGATACATGCTAACGTTCCATCAGATGGACTGATTACACTCTCTAGTCTAGTGATTGGGGGCAGTCTCTCAACAGCATATTTATCAAGTTCATTCGGGGGAGGAGTGCTGTAAGCGTTATCTCAAAGGACTGCCGTATATGCAAGTCAATTACTCATATGCAAACAGTCTCATTCACCGATCAAAACGTATTGGAGACCACCTTATTCGTCCTCAAGCAGCCCAGCCTTCTCGATCTCGTCTCGGACGATCGCCCGGATCTCGGCTTCGCTCCGACCAGTATCGTTCCGTGCAGCGGCGACCTCCTCGTTCAGCGCGGACATGAGTTCAAAGACATCCTCAAGCTGATCGTAGGCGTTCTTGTGCTCGCTCTCGAACATCTTCGCGGACAGCGCCGCCGTATCGGGATCGGCCTCGCGTTCAACGGCAATCGGCGTCAACCGCCGGCTTCGGGTGACCGTCTCGACGCTGTCGACGTTCTTCGCGAGGTGGTTCCCGAGGTGCTCCTGGGCATAGTCTGGCCCGTGGATCAACGCGATCGTCTCCGGATCGACTGTCCGTGCGAAATCGAGTAGCCCTTGCTGGGAAGCGTGTCCGCTCAACCCGCCGACTATCGATACCCACCCGGTCGGGATTGTCGCTCGAGTCACGGGTTCGTTCGAATCCTCAGCAGTGATCCAGGTCACGTTATCGGCAGCCGGCCAGTCGGTCCTAAAGGGTTCGGCGTTGGTGGTGAACTGTACCTCCTCTGTCTCAGCGTCGACTTGGTTCTGGATCGTCCGACCGGTCGTCTGCAGAGCCTGATATCCCGTGAGCAGAACGGTCGCAGCGTGGAACCGAGATGCGAGTTCAACGAGATATCGCGGGGAGTTTCCACCGGTCAGCATCCCCGAGGGAGCGATGATGATCGGCACCTTCCCGCCCGAGGATGGGTCGGCGTCCTCGAGAATCGCTCGCCGGTCGGCGTCGGTCTGGGGGAACTCGACCTGCGGTGGAGAAAACGGCGTGTCATCACCACTCTCTTTCGCACGATTCGTGATCGCCTCGTCCATATAGTCCGTATCGGTGACGTACTCGTGGTAGAGGTCCGTCGCCTCCTCTGCCATCCCGTCGACGACAAGTCGAACCCGGTCACTAAGATCGCCGGGCAGCGTATGAAGTCGATCGGAAAAGAGCAATTGGAGCGTCTGTGCCCGCCCGACAGCGAAGGTCGGGATCAAGACGGGCTCGCGGTTGTTCAACGCCCGTTCGACGGCGTTGTAGATCGTCGTCTGGGCGTCGCTGAATGCCGTATGGCTGTGTGTATCTCCGTAAGTGGACTCGAGGAACAAGACATCAGCCTGCGGTGGGGGCGTGATATCTGGAAGATGGCTCGCGCGGCCACCGAGATCGCCGGAGAAAACGACACGATAGCCCTCGGTCTGGAGCATGAGCCACGCCGAACCGAGCAGGTGGGCAGCGTTTCCGTACTGATACATCAGCGGATCTCGGTCGACCTCGTCGGCAACGGCCTCGACACGACCGCCGCCGTAGTCAACGGGTTCGAAGCGATCAAACACTGCCTGTACATCTTGTTTAGTGAACTGCTGTGCCCCACCGCCGCGATTCGTCTCCCGGCGATGGATCTTCAACGAGTCCTCAAGCAGTGTCTTCGCGAGGTCGATCGTCGGTCGCGTCGCGATGATCGATGCATCATCGTTCAGGTACCCCTGTGCCTCGAGTACGGGCAACCCGCCGCAGTGATCGATATGAGCGTGGGTCAGAAAGACAGCGTCGACTGATTCTGGGCCGAGACCGCGGAAGTCGGGATAATCCCCCTCATCACCTTGATTGAGTCCACAATCGACGAGATAGGTACCATACTCTGTGTCGATTTGGTAGCAACTCCGTCCGACTTCGCGATCACCACCTCGTGGCGTGATGACAATCGGTCGATCTGCAGAGGGATGTACCTTAGCATGCTCGAGTGGATCAAATTCTTGGCCGGCACCGGCGGGTATCCACGGTGTTTCAGGGTTTATTCCAGACATATCCGAATAGAGAGACGGGGGCCACATGGGCTTTTGGTGCGCCAAATGAAAGCTACTCGTCAGCGTCGGCCTCGGTCTCGATGTCCAGTTGTCGCTTGAGTTCCTCGGCGTAGCTGGCAACATGACTTATAATAGTCGCTGAAAGTCAATACACACCTGATCGCATGACGGCTGTGCGATCAGCTGTAAATCGCTTCAGTAGCTACTATAGTTCTCCCGTGCCGTTGAGGCCTATCACGATCTCGTCCGCCAGCACTCCCACATCGACTTTTCCGAGTTGTTGACTGGCAAGGCCCTCGAGGAGCTTTATTACGGGAAGTCGAGGAGAAAGCCTCGCCCTTAGGGGCATAGCGAGAGCAAAGCTCTCGCTGCAACCGAAAAACTCCGCTTTTCGAGGACGGGTGTGAATATTTGACTAGCCACGAACAGTCGCCGAGGTAATCGAACAGAGCGACAACTACCGCACCACCGTCAACCGAATCCTCAAGCGTCTCTGAGACCATGGGATCGTTGGCACAGATGACGGACGATACCACTTCAATGGGGACTTCGAGCAACTTCACGAGTTCGCGTCCGAACTTGTACACCATCTCCACCGACAGCGCCTCGAATCGGCTGCACCGAACGGGACGATTCTCTCGCGGCGGTATACGTCCGGGCTGCTTGTCGCGGGTGACCTCGACGATGTCGGCGTCGATGAGTCGATTGACGTCGGTGTACGCCGTCCCCTGCGCGAGATCAAGTGCGTCTACTATCACCTGAACAGTTGCATTATCCCCACGCGAGAGTACGCGTATAGCTGGGTCAGCTGTGGTTCCTCGAGGAGCGCCTCATCCGTCAGGCGCGGAAAACAACTTCGACGCAGATCCCTTTGACCTGCTGGACGCGGCCACTAGTGTCCTTCTGCCAGAGTTCTTCTTCACTCTGAAAATAATAGTGAGTAAGATCTGTATTCTGTGTTGAACAGCACCATGATCCTCACCGAGCAGAGCTACCCATAGCAAGTGACGCTTGGAGAGGTTGGGTTGGAACGGCTGTGTTGAATCGCTAGATGGCGGCGGGATAGGTCGCTAAATCAAAGGTGATGAAGCGGGAGGCTGCGAGTGTCTATGACGCAAATCTCCCGCTTCATTGGGGAAGTTGTTCCGGTCGCTCAAAGCGTTACTGGTGATGGAGACGAATCCGCCGCCCCGGAAGGAGGCGGCGGATTCGCCGACTATGCACTTGTTTCCCTCCATTGTCTGCGGATTTACCTCGATACGTCCTACCGGATGACGATTGACTTGCTCAAGGAAATGCCACAAATAACCGGGGAGATCGGCCTCAGAGCGGCCGATCTCCCCTCGCCATCCACGTTATGTAAGGTATTCGACCGGATCAGTATGCGCGTCTGTCGAGTGTTGCTGCGCCAGTCGGCGCAGCTACACGATCCATCTGAACACGCTGCTATCGACGCGACATTCTACGAACGAGATCGAGCGAGCCGTCACTACTGCCAACGAACGAATTACCGCGTTCAAACGCTCAAAGTCACAAAACTCGTCGATACAGCAACGCAAGCCGTTCTTGATCTCCACTGTTCGACGACGTTAGAAGGAAGCGACGCAGACCTCGCCGAGCAGATCGCCCGCCGGAACGCGGGCGATCTGCGGTCACTTGCTGCTGACAAAGGCTATGACAAGCAACAACTCCGAGAACGACTGCGTGAACTCGACATTCGCCCACTGATCAAACACCGGATCTTCGCTCCGTACGATCACGCACATAACGCCCGTATTGACGAAGATCGGTACGCTCAGCGGTCAATGACCGAAACTGTCAACTCAGCCGTTAAGCGCTCGCTCGGCTACGCCGTGCGAGCGCGTACCTGGTATCGAGAGTTCCGTGAAATCGCCTTAATGTGTGTCGTCTATAACATCAAGCAGGCCGTCAAACAGTGAAATCCACCGCCTTACAGCGATTCAACACAGCCGTTGGAACCCACATTCCTTG
Coding sequences within it:
- a CDS encoding RNA-guided endonuclease TnpB family protein, with the translated sequence MSRTIRTFEATILNQQQVRDDLNQLGWAASKLWNVGRYYAQEQWDETGEIPDDGELKAEFKSHERYTDLHSQSSQRVLEELAEAFNGWFGKRRNGDDRARPPGYRKNGDSHPRSTVSFKAAGFKHDAQFTRVRLSKGRNLKEHRSDFILCEYQTRPDVDLTEWDIQQVRAVYKRDEWRLQFVCRTTIDPEPPGDEVAGVDLGICNFAAVSFGGESVLYPGGALKEDEYYFTKKKAKCDDSSSREATRLDRTRTGRRTHFMHALSKSIVEECVERSVGTLVVGDLGGIREDDENGEPRNWGDHGNLDLHGWAFDSFTTLLDYKAESEGIDVELVSERDTSKSCSACGHIDDNQRVERGLYVCEECDTVANADVNGAENIRQKVLPSLVTDGGDRDNGWLAQPAVHLFDRSEGCFAPREQVANREP
- a CDS encoding TetR/AcrR family transcriptional regulator produces the protein MNDADETYKALMEATRQTLASKGYEGLTMRAVAGQADKSRGLLHYHFENKDDLVYSLLDHLLERMTASIRDPNVGNPVQELQHILKWNAYGPDREPSGGDNYFLAIFALRARAPFDDEIRHRLTRNYQQVVNECAAVIAGGIEDGTFRPVGPEETAVFLVTAVDGARNTDLTLERTDTRQVVFEAIDQYIIPALTIKYNFD
- a CDS encoding MBL fold metallo-hydrolase; the encoded protein is MRVSYQHANVHSGNESTLLRFMTDDGTRACVLIDSGDDVDLDSLLADDEYLNAILLTHAHIDHYRTLARSVRHNAPIYTSPATTAILKRVLPEAQKDNDLGDISAAVDALEPIEDWTSILHDLEVRPVPAGHTPGAVGFVIRFRDENAADDRLTGEHHLLATGDFTTRPCAGYSGLETTYPFEIDAVLLNASTDDSYTTALNASLQTVLERAYAGSQVVVATSSLTGIHYATLVGHITAALDRELPVTLVGQAAKVYNTLELDVPGIDTQEVFEQTAKVLEQGRVTIAGPDTPRKGSTSRLLDAIADDPTGVFVQLATGDTTSVSNVRCTTRAVELRNHPPIETIDDVVHALAPTQVVIKHATGDTLNRFQRRFDHCFTWGTNDEDIHRLYEDGEWLTPEWITETTATKIQTRQWEEAQKRPFDGTVTLSSTGWDSVDLDAEGIDLETLETVFARASTNPYVTSAPDDETDADTETNGSQQYAGDEFVEAELLERLKTLKAKLDCPEEETVQARVFTDGDGEQFLKLMEQADVDAGETVEIMISGTEPS
- a CDS encoding orc1/cdc6 family replication initiation protein, whose product is MDDVEDRRDGAGTSENETTEQAVPSSDSTTPETSPTSTEPSTTDESQSIEDMLLEFDQQEGLIRDRSLLDPNHIVEEDRIVGRDRQLQEVTKMLRVALGDNRPPNLFLYGPSGTGKSLITKAVCKNISNICETRDIRFGTIEVNCQDLDTLGVAVYELASRAADKADVAVEVPKHGVATKEKWDELYRIVNENFDSAVFVLDELDMLVGRRDKQEPAFSRLLYQLSRAGATNDLTAHVSVVAISNDTKMMESVGSRALSSFTPEDVHFDDYDANQLQSILRRRQDAFYEDVLDEDVIPLAAAFAAQTHGDARKAIDLMRVAGELAEREGDGSVREEHVREAQDKVEKNRVLEVVRGISTQKKLCLYATAAVASETNDESARSTTGYRVYQFLTDAIDAEQYHQETYVNKMKEMTTYSLVDFERRSHGPSSGMFLEFQFGERPETILETLREDSRLDMVSPDEVTSVVNAQVRNET
- a CDS encoding MBL fold metallo-hydrolase; translated protein: MSGINPETPWIPAGAGQEFDPLEHAKVHPSADRPIVITPRGGDREVGRSCYQIDTEYGTYLVDCGLNQGDEGDYPDFRGLGPESVDAVFLTHAHIDHCGGLPVLEAQGYLNDDASIIATRPTIDLAKTLLEDSLKIHRRETNRGGGAQQFTKQDVQAVFDRFEPVDYGGGRVEAVADEVDRDPLMYQYGNAAHLLGSAWLMLQTEGYRVVFSGDLGGRASHLPDITPPPQADVLFLESTYGDTHSHTAFSDAQTTIYNAVERALNNREPVLIPTFAVGRAQTLQLLFSDRLHTLPGDLSDRVRLVVDGMAEEATDLYHEYVTDTDYMDEAITNRAKESGDDTPFSPPQVEFPQTDADRRAILEDADPSSGGKVPIIIAPSGMLTGGNSPRYLVELASRFHAATVLLTGYQALQTTGRTIQNQVDAETEEVQFTTNAEPFRTDWPAADNVTWITAEDSNEPVTRATIPTGWVSIVGGLSGHASQQGLLDFARTVDPETIALIHGPDYAQEHLGNHLAKNVDSVETVTRSRRLTPIAVEREADPDTAALSAKMFESEHKNAYDQLEDVFELMSALNEEVAAARNDTGRSEAEIRAIVRDEIEKAGLLEDE
- a CDS encoding IS5 family transposase — protein: MTQISRFIGEVVPVAQSVTGDGDESAAPEGGGGFADYALVSLHCLRIYLDTSYRMTIDLLKEMPQITGEIGLRAADLPSPSTLCKVFDRISMRVCRVLLRQSAQLHDPSEHAAIDATFYERDRASRHYCQRTNYRVQTLKVTKLVDTATQAVLDLHCSTTLEGSDADLAEQIARRNAGDLRSLAADKGYDKQQLRERLRELDIRPLIKHRIFAPYDHAHNARIDEDRYAQRSMTETVNSAVKRSLGYAVRARTWYREFREIALMCVVYNIKQAVKQ